The genomic stretch GTCGATCTGCCGCGCAATCGCCTCGACCTGCTGCGACAGGTGCAGCAGTGCGACCCGATCGTCTTCCGACATTTCGCGGACACGGCCCGGAGCGGTGTGCGCAAGGATACGTCCGATCGCAACGACGCGCTCTCCGCGCGTGCAATTGACGAGGATCTGCGGCGCGCTTTGGTCGAAACATCCGAAAACATCGTCCAGCGCATCGAGCGAGGTGGAGACGATCAGTTGCGACCCCGAACGCGCAACCCGCTTGTCGAGCCGGCAGAGCGCCGCCATCCCTTCCGCATCGACCTGCGGACAATCGAGCAAAACCACGTCGCCCAGAACCGCAAGCTGCCCCGCAATCAGGGCGCCAATATCGCCGCAGGTGCCGATCCTGAAACCTGCCCCGCGAAGGTCCTCTGCAATCTGGTCGCGCAGATACGGCCTGTCCGCAAAAACCGAAACACTGACAGGCAGGCCTGCCGGATCGGAGGGCGCGTCATATGTGAAATTGGCCTGGACCATCGAATCACTCCGTAGAGGTACGGAACAATAATGGAACAAATTGGGATCAAGTCAAGAATTCAGGCACTTCACTGCCGTATCTCGATCGGCGTCCCGTCGGGCACAAGTTCCCATATTTCCTCGATTTCCGCGTTCGACAGCGCGATGCAGCCGTCGGTCCAGTCGCCCCGCATCCTGAGGTTCGAGGCGAGCCCGTTGGGCTGGCCGTGCAGGAAAATGTCACCGCCGGGAGAACGCCCGTAGGCGCGCGCATATTCGCGGTCGCTCGCATTGGGATAGGAAACGCGCAGGCTAAGGTGATAGGAGCTCTGCGGGTTGCGCGTATCGATCGTGTAGCGGCCCTCTGGCGTGCGTTCGTCCCCCTCGAAACGCTTGTGTCCCATCGGTGCATCGCCGAACTGCAGCCCGCGATAGGCGCGAAAGGCCTCGCCCCGATGATAGAGCACGAGGATCCGGTCGCTCTTGTCGACGAGGACGAAATCCGCGACGCGCGGCACCATCCGCCGCGCTTCCCTCGGGACGCCATAACTCTGCTCGAGCGTGGGAGCCGCTTCTGGCGTGCCGCGCTCTGCCACTTGCGGGGCGGCGCAGGACGTCACCGCCAACGCCCCTACAAGTGCACACAAAAGGCCGCCGTTCCGCTTCATGCCTGCCAAGCTATCGCGGCAGGTCCAACATCGCAATTCCGTAAGACCCCACGGTCCCGCCGCGGGACCGGTCGTCCTGCCAAATCAGTCGATGAAGGGATCGCGCACCAGGATGGTGTCGTCGCGTTCCGGGCTGGTCGATACCAGCGCCACCGGTGTTTCGATCAGTTCCTGCACGCGCTGGATGTACTTGATCGCATTGGCCGGAAGGTCGGCCCAGCTGCGCGCTCCAGCAGTGCTCTCGCTCCAGCCGTCCATTTCCTCGTAGATCGGTTCGACTTCGGCCTGGTCGGCTGCGTGCGAGGGGAAGTAGTCGAGGATCTTGCCGCGCAGGCGATAGCCGGTGCAGATCTTCACCTTGTCCAGACCGTCGAGCACGTCGACCTTGGTCAATGCGATGCCGGTCACGCCGCTGATGGCGCAGCTCTGGCGCACCAGCACGGCATCGAACCAGCCGCACCGGCGCTGGCGGCCGGTGACGGTGCCGAATTCATGGCCGCGTTCGCCCAGTCGCTGGCCGACCTCGTCCTGCAGTTCGGTCGGGAACGGGCCGCTACCGACGCGGGTGGTATAGGCTTTGACGATACCCAGCACGAAACCGGTCGAATTGGGGCCGAGACCCGAACCCGCCGCCGCCGTCCCGCTGACGGTGTTGGAACTGGTGACAAAGGGGTAGGTGCCGTGATCGATATCGAGCAGCACGCCCTGCGCCCCTTCGAACAGGATGCGGGCGCCGGCCTTGCGCACCTTCTTCAGGCGTTTCCACACCGGCTGAGCGAACCTGAGCACGAAGGGTGCGATTTCCTTGAGGTCGGCAAGCAGCCGCTCGCGATCGACCGGCGGCTGGTCGAAACCGGCTCGCAGCGCATCGTGATGCGCGCACAGGCGGTCGAGCTGCGGTTCGAGCGCGTCGAGATGTTCAAGATCGCACACGCGGATCGCGCGGCGACCGACCTTGTCCTCATAAGCCGGACCGATTCCGCGACCGGTGGTGCCGATCTTGCCCGAGCCCGCAGCCGCTTCGCGCAGCCCGTCGAGATCGCGGTGGATCGGCAGGATCAGCGGGCAGTTGTCGGCAATCGCGAAGTTGTCGTCAGTGATGCTGACGCCCTGGCTTTCGAGCTTCTCGATCTCGGACTTCAGGTGCCACGGATCGAGCACCACGCCGTTCCCGATGATCGACAGCGTGCCGGTGACGATCCCGCTGGGCAACAGCGACAGCTTGTAGGTGGTGTCGCCGACGACGAGCGTGTGCCCGGCGTTGTGACCGCCCTGGAAACGGACGACGGCATCGGCGCGGCTGGCGAGCCAGTCGACGATCTTGCCCTTGCCCTCATCGCCCCACTGGGCGCCGATTACGGTTACGTTGGCCATGCTTACACCTTACCCCCTGCCCGGGGGATCCTCATGGTCCTTCGACAGGACTCGACCGTGGGATTTGGATGAAGGGGCGAAATGCGCCCCGAATGCGCCGCGCGGGTTAGTGCGGCAGGGGGGCCTGAGTCAAGCAAGAGCACCACAAGTTTTCCTACAGGATGGAACACATGGAACACAGTCCAGGGGGCAAAATCGCGGGTCGTTGCGGACAGCTATTTCGGTCACGATTTCAGCAGGTTGAGGCCGGTTTCGAGGCATCCGAGCCGCATGCCACGGACGTGCGAATGTAGGAAAGTTCTGTTGAAAGAGATTATCGCCATTGGTGCCTCGGATCGGCCATGCTCCGAAGGTCCGCTAACGACCCAATTGCGGACATTTATTGGAGGCGTAGCCCGACAAGTGAGCTCTTATCGGATTGTCGGAGCGAGGCCTTTCTGTTGGCTCACTTCCTTCTCAACCGCCCTAATGAAAATGTCCCCGTACTGTTCCGTTGAGCTGAAATTCTGTTCATACTCGCCAATGTTATGACCTGCTCCAAAGGCGCTCTTCAGACGGGAGACAATTTCGGGCCTCTCCTCAGCCAGGAATCTAATCAGTGTCTGGAGGATACGAGCGTGTGCCAACACCCGCCGCTCCAGATCGGTATCTTCCGGTTCCATGTTCATTTCCTCTAATCTTCGGCTTTCCGTTAGAGCAGGGTCGAGCATCATCCCGATCGGGATGTGCGGGCTTGAAGTTGTTGCTCTGAGATCTCTTACGAGCTGTGCATACGATCGGCGGATTGCTGCCGTTTGTGCTCCGCCATCGCGAGTGAGAGATCCTGATAAACGTAAGGCCCGACTTGATACTCGCGAACGAGCTTCATTTCGATACCCTCTGGAAGGGGGGTATGCGGGTGGCGCACTGCCCCGCCCTCGTCTTCCCACGATGCAATCGGTTCGGTGGCCGAGCCTTGGGAGGCATCACCCGCATAAGTGCCATAGATGATGGTCGACCGGTCTGCTGGTTTAGATGGCTTATCGATCATCGATTTTACCTTTCTAAGCGCGCGAATGCGCTCGGCATATTCGGCGACCTTGGCGAAGTGATTGTCCCGCTCCGCCCCGTCACCGGAGGCGGCGGCCCTCATCACCGCGGCCTGGTGCTCGTGCAGCAATTCGTTGAGGTCCATTGACATGACATGTTCCTGATGCGGAGGATGATGGGGACGGGCGGAATGAACCGGGCGCATCCCGCAGATGCGCCCGGTCATCATGCGTCAGCCCTGCTGCTGGCTGGCCTGGTCGCGCTGCTTTCCGTCCTGGCGGACAGACTGCTCCTGCTGGCGCAGGTTGGTGGCGCATTCCTTGCCGCCATCGGCCTGCTTAGTTTCATAGCTGAAACGCTGGCCGGACTTGGGGGTGGAAGCTTCCTGCTGCAGGTCGGACTTGCCGAAATCGAGCACTGCGCCGCCCTGTTCGGGTGCGATCGTGCCACTGCCCTTGCCGCTGTCATAGCTCCTGATGTTGCCATACTTTGTCATGGGGAATGTATCCTTTCATTTCGCGCAGGCGTTCATCAGCGACCGCTTGTGCGCGGGGCTAGAAGGCGAAATGGAAAGAAGGGAGGGCAACTGGCCCTCGGGACCGTCGATCGCGACTGGTAGCTACTAGCTATATGGGGGGGATACTTATCCAAACAAGTAGGTGATGTGAAAACGATCGCAGAATCGATATTGATAGCGACGCTGTCGGGCGTCCGCTTTCCACCCATCTGACGACGCTTTCGCCGAGCTAACGATGTGCCAAGAGCGGACCGGCGGATAACGACCCAATTGCGGACGTCGAGTTGAATGGCCATGATAACCGCTATGAAAACCTTTGCTGCCTCCACTCTAGTCTTAGTTTTGGTGGGCTGTGCGACATCGACGATCTCGCCAATGAACAGCGACTTTTCTCCACCGGCGGACGCAGAACTTGTGAGTGGTTTCGAACTTCGGGACCGGTACAGCCTTCCAAAGTACATAGTCGGCACCGCCATTTACGTGGACAGCGTCGCAGTCCACCATGACTACACCGAAACCAGTACGATTGTCTGGAAGGACACGGCGGGCGAATGGCAAAGAAGTCAAGTAGTCGAAGTTGGCCCAGGAGGACTTCTCGACATCGAGCGGAAATTGGTGAGTAACGAAACCAGCTCTCTTACAAAGGTACAAGCCGAGAGCTTGGATAGGCTGATTAGAAGGGCCGACCTTTACAACAGTGAGGTTAATCGGACTGGAGAAATTGGAATCGGTGCGCCTCGACATATTATGGCAATTGTTACTCCATTCGGACGTACGACCATCGAATGGGATGGCCGACTTCGAGGTAAGAGCGGCGCTGTTGCAGATATCGTTCTCGGCCACGACTGAGGTCTGTTTTCCACCCAGCTAACGACAATCAACCCGATTGCGGACATTCTGTGACGCGCTAACGTGGGAGTGTGATCAAGTTGCTTCATCGCGTCCGTCGAATGATCGATCGAGGATGGATCCGAGTAGGATGGGCAGGAAGGCCGACGCTGCGGCACCAAGTTATCGCATCCGTTCCCTTGGTCGCTGGCATGCTCCCCGCAGTTGTGTTGGAGCGTTATTCTTACGCGGCGGGTGCCATCATCGTTGCGGCGGGCATCTTACTTTACATCGCAATTATCACATGGATACATCTTCGGCGCATGGCTGGAGTGGGCTCATTTTCCACCACGCGGTCGGAGCGCTTCATCAGGCGAAACCGGCGGCAAAGAAACATGGCTGCGACACAGACCCCGCGCGATGAGCGCACGAATGACAGCTAACCACACAAACCCGGCCATTCCGGAAACATCGCTCCTCTCGCCCATTAATGTGGCAAAGGAGTATTTATGACCTACCAACCTACCCTCACCCTCAACGACGACCGCCAGATTCCCCAGCTCGGTTTCGGCACATGGGAAATCGCCCAGGACGATGCCGCAGGTGCCGTACGCACCGCGCTCGAGGCCGGATACTGGCTGATCGACACGGCAGCGATCTATCGCAACGAGGCGGGCGTCGGCGAAGGGATTGGCGACTGGTCCGACATCTTCCTCCAGACCAAGATCTGGAACGAGAGCCAGGGCTATGACCGAACGCTGGCCGCAGCCGGCAAGTGCCTCGGCAGGCTGGGCCGCGACCACGTCGACATGCTGCTGATCCACTGGCCCTGCCCCGACAAGGGTCTGTTCGTCGACACCTGGAAGGCGCTGATCGAGCTGCGCGACCAGGGCAAGGCGAAGTCGATCGGCGTATCGAATTTCCGCGAGGACGACCTGAAACGCATCGTCGATGCAACCGGCGTCGTCCCAGCGCTTAACCAGATCGAGCTTCATCCCAGTTTCCAGCAGCGCGACATGCGCAAGGTTCACGAGGACATGGGGATCGTTACGCAAAGTTGGTCGCCGCTCGGCCAGGGCAATGCCTTTGGCAACGATACGATCTCTGCCATTGCCGAAGAAACCGGCCAGAGCGCGCCCGCCGTCGTCATCCGCTGGCACATCCAGCACGGTTTCAGCACGCTGCCGCGTTCGACCAACCCGGATCACATCCGCGACAATTTCAAGGCGCTCAGCTTCGAATTGAGCGACGATCAGATGGAACGGATCGACGCGCTCGACAGCGCCGATGGCCGCATGGGGCCCGACCCGGCGAAATTCTCGTGACTTCGTGAAACTTCAATGCCTTGACGCTTGACTGTATTAGAAGCGCATGACACTCCGCCACTTCCCTGCCGGAGAATGTCATGTCGCTTCTACTCGCTGCCGCCCTTGTGGCGTCCGCCCCCGTCGCCCTTCCCGCAGATGGCGATCCGGTCGATGTCGTGGATGCGGCGGCGCGTGAACGCGGCGATCGTTCGCAGATCCTGGTTCTCGGCACATGGCATCTGAGCGCGCTGCCCAAGGAATTCGATCTCGAGCGGTTCGACGCGCTGCTCGACCGGCTAAAGGAATGGGCGCCCGAAGCGATCGCGATCGAGAACCTTTCCGGATCGCAGTGCGATTATCTCAAGGAATACGAGCACCGCTATCCGGGGACCTGGGAAAATTACTGCCCCGATCCGTCGGCTGCGCGGGCGACAACGGGCCTGAGCGCGAGCGAAGCGGATAAGGAAATCGCCGAACTGCTTGCCGAAACCGGCAAG from Altererythrobacter epoxidivorans encodes the following:
- a CDS encoding adenylosuccinate synthase, which gives rise to MANVTVIGAQWGDEGKGKIVDWLASRADAVVRFQGGHNAGHTLVVGDTTYKLSLLPSGIVTGTLSIIGNGVVLDPWHLKSEIEKLESQGVSITDDNFAIADNCPLILPIHRDLDGLREAAAGSGKIGTTGRGIGPAYEDKVGRRAIRVCDLEHLDALEPQLDRLCAHHDALRAGFDQPPVDRERLLADLKEIAPFVLRFAQPVWKRLKKVRKAGARILFEGAQGVLLDIDHGTYPFVTSSNTVSGTAAAGSGLGPNSTGFVLGIVKAYTTRVGSGPFPTELQDEVGQRLGERGHEFGTVTGRQRRCGWFDAVLVRQSCAISGVTGIALTKVDVLDGLDKVKICTGYRLRGKILDYFPSHAADQAEVEPIYEEMDGWSESTAGARSWADLPANAIKYIQRVQELIETPVALVSTSPERDDTILVRDPFID
- a CDS encoding aldo/keto reductase — protein: MTYQPTLTLNDDRQIPQLGFGTWEIAQDDAAGAVRTALEAGYWLIDTAAIYRNEAGVGEGIGDWSDIFLQTKIWNESQGYDRTLAAAGKCLGRLGRDHVDMLLIHWPCPDKGLFVDTWKALIELRDQGKAKSIGVSNFREDDLKRIVDATGVVPALNQIELHPSFQQRDMRKVHEDMGIVTQSWSPLGQGNAFGNDTISAIAEETGQSAPAVVIRWHIQHGFSTLPRSTNPDHIRDNFKALSFELSDDQMERIDALDSADGRMGPDPAKFS
- a CDS encoding L,D-transpeptidase family protein, coding for MKRNGGLLCALVGALAVTSCAAPQVAERGTPEAAPTLEQSYGVPREARRMVPRVADFVLVDKSDRILVLYHRGEAFRAYRGLQFGDAPMGHKRFEGDERTPEGRYTIDTRNPQSSYHLSLRVSYPNASDREYARAYGRSPGGDIFLHGQPNGLASNLRMRGDWTDGCIALSNAEIEEIWELVPDGTPIEIRQ